The Dysidea avara chromosome 13, odDysAvar1.4, whole genome shotgun sequence genome includes a region encoding these proteins:
- the LOC136243558 gene encoding intraflagellar transport protein 20 homolog: MSAMEGIYFDELSKIRVLQPEVLTQTEELKDECKQFVDKIGEFQTVVGGFIDIVDRLAKQVEQEKMMAIGARNTLKSIAKERESQKHQLQTLIAEKRIQLERLRLQYESLLQVESSQNEFIENFAVQK; encoded by the exons ATGTCGGCAATGGAAGGAATATATTTCGACGAACTGTCGAAGATCCGTGTACTGCAGCCGGAAGTCTTAACGCAAACCGAAGAGCTGAAGGATGAATGCAAGCAGTTCGTAGACA aaatTGGAGAATTCCAGACAGTCGTGGGAGGATTCATTGACATTGTAGATAGACTGGCTAAGCAGGTTGAACAAGAGAAAATGATG GCCATCGGTGCCAGAAACACTCTCAAGTCAATAGCAAAGGAAAGAGAATCACAGAAGCACCAACTGCAGACTCTTATAGCTGAGAAACGGATACAGTTAGAGAG GCTTCGGCTGCAGTATGAATCTCTGTTACAAGTGGAGTCATCACAGAACGAATTTATTGAAAATTTTGCAGTTCAAAAGTAA
- the LOC136243557 gene encoding neuroglobin-like: protein MGHPLSDQQRAEIKESWSSVQKFGLQEAGIVMFKRLFEVSPELQNLFPFAGDELTDDHAGMKAHSLTVMTSIDACIKILDDVPQLKEELISLGAVHHIHGVTSQHFAPVGNSLIETLQAALQDKFTPEVKAAWVALYGVVQSLMEQGMEDGITA, encoded by the exons ATGGGACACCCTCTCAGCGACCAACAACGTGCGGAAATCAAGGAGAGCTGGAGTTCGGTGCAGAAGTTTGGGCTACAAGAAGCAGGAATAGTCATGTTTAAAAG GTTGTTTGAGGTGTCACCAGAATTGCAGAATTTGTTCCCTTTTGCTGGTGACGAGCTAACTGATGATCATGCAGGGATGAAGGCTCATTCACTGACTGTAATGACGTCGATTGATGCATGCATCAAAATCTTGGATGATGTTCCCCAGCTAAAGGAAGAGCTAATCTCTCTGGGGGCTGTGCACCATATCCATGGAGTCACCTCACAACACTTTGCT CCTGTTGGAAATTCCCTCATTGAGACTCTGCAGGCAGCTCTGCAAGATAAGTTTACACCTGAGGTCAAAGCAGCCTGGGTTGCTCTTTATGGAGTAGTTCAAAGCTTGATGGAACAAGGAATGGAAGATGGAATCACCGCTTGA